In the genome of Bacillota bacterium, one region contains:
- a CDS encoding DUF1540 domain-containing protein: MTKVNCSVKNCRFWGEGDICMADSIWVRNNLESALEENFYDVEFAEDIEDPGSEESAYYYADTSAQTCCETMQPKNTGEEADPFFNHEPGRG; encoded by the coding sequence ATGACAAAGGTGAATTGCAGTGTCAAAAATTGCCGTTTCTGGGGAGAGGGAGATATCTGCATGGCGGATTCCATCTGGGTCAGGAACAATCTCGAAAGTGCTCTCGAAGAAAATTTTTACGACGTCGAATTTGCAGAAGACATCGAGGACCCGGGTTCCGAAGAGTCAGCGTATTACTATGCCGATACCTCCGCACAAACTTGCTGTGAAACGATGCAACCGAAAAATACAGGTGAAGAAGCTGATCCATTTTTCAATCACGAGCCCGGGCGCGGATAG
- a CDS encoding copper amine oxidase, which yields MNRGREITSIILLFMICIFFVPGDPVAAEEMMAGDVSGDGVVNVFDAILVLRHVVGLGTLSDEEEARADLNGDGKVDVSDAIAILRHVVGLDGPPSREIAMGDTEAKLLRNLGEPARKDPSEYGFEWYIYNRNYDQYIQVGVDGGKVVGIYTNSDCWQMGGSIGLGSTREELVARYGVPLEGILKGNINYLFNENQKKQMSVYLFDDGDGYYAYFFLDIIDSAGDKVTAVQLIDRDVEESMEEDNIPFSTALREGYERQSMDLANAIRARYGKPPFQWCEKARMSARKHSQDMAYNDYFAHVNLQGESPGQRMTREEIDWSRCAENIAAGPKSAIMAHEAWMNSLGHRGNILGTDLDYMGAGVAFGGSFRIYYTQNFYKPW from the coding sequence ATGAACAGAGGCAGGGAAATAACATCTATAATCTTGCTTTTTATGATATGTATTTTCTTTGTCCCGGGTGATCCGGTTGCGGCAGAAGAGATGATGGCCGGTGATGTCAGCGGTGACGGGGTGGTCAATGTTTTCGACGCGATCCTGGTTTTGAGGCATGTCGTGGGGCTCGGAACATTGTCCGATGAAGAAGAGGCGAGGGCGGATCTGAACGGCGATGGCAAAGTGGATGTGAGCGATGCCATCGCTATTCTACGACATGTCGTGGGACTGGACGGGCCTCCTTCCCGGGAAATAGCGATGGGGGATACGGAGGCGAAACTCCTTCGGAACCTGGGAGAGCCTGCCCGCAAAGACCCGAGCGAATACGGTTTTGAATGGTACATATACAATCGGAATTATGACCAATATATTCAGGTGGGCGTCGACGGGGGAAAGGTCGTCGGCATCTATACGAATTCTGACTGCTGGCAGATGGGGGGCAGCATCGGATTGGGCTCCACCCGCGAGGAGCTGGTGGCGCGGTATGGCGTCCCGCTGGAAGGTATTCTAAAAGGGAACATTAATTATCTGTTCAACGAGAATCAGAAAAAACAGATGTCGGTATATCTGTTTGATGATGGGGATGGCTACTATGCCTATTTCTTTCTGGATATAATTGATTCGGCAGGGGACAAGGTCACGGCGGTGCAGCTGATAGACAGGGATGTGGAAGAAAGCATGGAAGAAGATAACATTCCCTTCAGCACTGCACTGAGGGAGGGATACGAGCGGCAATCGATGGATCTGGCCAATGCCATCAGGGCCAGGTATGGTAAACCTCCGTTTCAGTGGTGCGAGAAGGCACGGATGTCAGCACGAAAACATAGCCAGGATATGGCGTATAATGATTATTTTGCTCATGTAAATCTGCAAGGCGAGAGCCCCGGCCAGCGCATGACCAGGGAAGAGATTGACTGGAGCAGATGTGCAGAAAATATTGCTGCCGGCCCCAAAAGTGCCATCATGGCTCACGAGGCATGGATGAACTCGTTGGGACACCGGGGCAATATTCTGGGGACGGATCTTGATTACATGGGTGCGGGGGTGGCTTTCGGAGGCAGTTTCCGTATATACTATACCCAGAATTTTTACAAACCCTGGTGA
- a CDS encoding HD domain-containing protein: MINKSLLELFYEAAHIQRWNDHIRFNKGFTELDKQAHKMIIAYMIAKFEEEAAEEVDWRRLIEGGMFEFMHRITLTDIKPPIFHRLMSEKGEKLNRFVLDSLKVKISTVGDDFTEKFECYLFDQDYCLAEKKILHAAHYLASDWEFKLIYNLNKSIYGVEETRQQIENELEEHYELVGVRKLGMRKKTYNFLDLAGQLRFQQRWAHSPRVPETSVLGHMLIVAMLAYLCSVELGACEARIRSNYLTGLFHDLPEVLTRDIISPIKRSVEGLGEIIKEIEDRQVEERILPLLPLSWHGEIKYYIRDEFKNRIIRDRKVEFVTAEEIDTLYNEDAYCAVDGEVIKGCDDLAAYIEAVLSISHGITSHQLKEGCSYIYDQYMDRIIAGLDFGRLFSYFRA, encoded by the coding sequence ATGATCAACAAAAGCTTGCTGGAGCTGTTTTACGAGGCGGCCCACATTCAGCGCTGGAACGACCATATACGTTTCAACAAGGGTTTCACGGAACTGGACAAGCAGGCCCACAAGATGATCATCGCCTACATGATCGCCAAATTCGAGGAGGAGGCGGCGGAGGAGGTTGATTGGAGAAGACTGATCGAGGGCGGCATGTTCGAGTTCATGCACCGCATCACGCTTACAGACATCAAACCGCCGATATTTCACAGGTTGATGAGCGAGAAGGGCGAGAAATTGAACCGCTTTGTGCTCGACAGTCTGAAGGTAAAGATATCCACAGTCGGGGACGATTTCACCGAGAAGTTTGAATGCTACCTTTTCGATCAGGATTACTGCCTGGCGGAGAAGAAAATCCTGCACGCTGCTCACTACCTGGCCAGCGACTGGGAATTCAAATTGATTTACAATCTCAACAAGAGTATTTACGGTGTGGAGGAGACCAGGCAGCAGATTGAAAATGAGCTGGAAGAACATTACGAGCTGGTCGGGGTGCGAAAACTGGGCATGAGGAAGAAGACTTACAATTTCCTCGATCTGGCCGGGCAGCTTCGTTTTCAGCAGAGATGGGCTCATTCCCCGCGCGTTCCGGAAACTTCGGTTCTGGGGCACATGCTGATCGTGGCCATGCTTGCTTACCTGTGTTCGGTGGAACTGGGGGCATGCGAGGCAAGGATACGCAGCAATTATCTTACCGGCCTCTTCCATGACCTTCCCGAGGTGTTGACCAGGGATATCATCTCCCCGATCAAGAGGTCGGTTGAAGGGTTGGGAGAGATCATCAAGGAGATCGAGGATCGGCAGGTCGAAGAGAGGATTCTGCCCCTGCTTCCCCTTTCATGGCACGGGGAGATCAAATATTATATCCGGGACGAGTTCAAAAACAGGATCATCAGGGACAGAAAAGTTGAGTTCGTGACCGCGGAGGAGATAGATACTCTTTACAATGAAGATGCTTACTGCGCCGTTGATGGGGAGGTGATCAAGGGGTGTGATGATCTGGCGGCTTACATAGAAGCAGTTCTTTCCATATCGCACGGCATCACTTCCCATCAGTTGAAAGAAGGGTGCAGTTATATTTATGATCAGTACATGGACCGGATCATTGCCGGACTGGATTTTGGCCGGCTTTTCAGTTATTTCCGGGCATGA